The Oceanisphaera avium genome includes a region encoding these proteins:
- a CDS encoding co-chaperone GroES yields the protein MKIRPLHDRVIIKRTEAETKSAGGIVLTGSAAEKSTRGEVLAVGNGRVLDSGEVKAMSVKVGDQVIFNEGYGVKTEKLDGQEVLILSENDILAIVE from the coding sequence ATGAAGATTCGTCCATTACATGATCGCGTTATTATCAAACGTACCGAAGCCGAGACCAAGTCTGCCGGAGGTATAGTGTTAACGGGTTCCGCCGCTGAGAAGTCTACTCGAGGCGAAGTGTTAGCCGTAGGTAATGGCCGCGTACTGGACAGCGGTGAAGTAAAAGCCATGTCCGTTAAGGTGGGTGATCAGGTTATTTTCAATGAAGGCTACGGCGTTAAAACCGAAAAGCTAGACGGTCAAGAAGTGTTGATCTTGTCTGAAAATGACATTCTGGCGATTGTTGAGTAA
- the groL gene encoding chaperonin GroEL (60 kDa chaperone family; promotes refolding of misfolded polypeptides especially under stressful conditions; forms two stacked rings of heptamers to form a barrel-shaped 14mer; ends can be capped by GroES; misfolded proteins enter the barrel where they are refolded when GroES binds): MAAKDVKFGNDARIKMLAGVNILADAVKVTLGPKGRNVVLDKSFGAPAITKDGVSVAKEIELEDKFENMGAQMVKEVASKANDEAGDGTTTATVLAQSIVNEGLKAVAAGMNPMDLKRGIDKAVRQAVEELKALSVPCKDTKAIAQVGTISANADETVGALIAEAMEKVGTDGVITVEEGQGLQDELDVVEGMQFDRGYLSPYFINKQETGTVELDDAFILLVDKKVSNIRELLPTLEGVAKQSKPLLLIAEDVEGEALATLVVNNMRGIVKVAAVKAPGFGDRRKAMLQDIAILTGGTVISEEVGLELEKATLEDLGRAKRVVISKDNTTIIDGVGEVAAIEARVAQIRQQIEDSSSDYDKEKLQERVAKLAGGVAVIKVGAATEMEMKEKKTRVDDALHATRAAVEEGVVPGGGVALVRAASQLQELLGDNEDQNVGIKVALRAMESPLRQIVTNAGEEASVVVSKVKDGSGNFGYNASNDSYGDMLEMGILDPTKVTRSALQFAASVAGLMITTEAMVTDLPQKESGGMPDMGGMGGMGGMGGMM, encoded by the coding sequence ATGGCTGCTAAAGACGTAAAATTTGGTAATGACGCCCGCATCAAAATGCTGGCGGGTGTAAATATTTTGGCCGATGCAGTAAAAGTAACGCTGGGTCCTAAAGGGCGCAACGTGGTACTGGACAAGTCATTTGGTGCTCCTGCGATCACCAAAGATGGCGTGTCGGTGGCAAAAGAGATCGAGCTGGAAGATAAGTTTGAGAACATGGGCGCGCAAATGGTTAAAGAAGTGGCGTCTAAGGCAAACGATGAAGCCGGTGACGGTACTACTACTGCAACCGTATTAGCGCAGTCTATTGTGAATGAAGGCTTAAAGGCCGTGGCTGCGGGCATGAATCCCATGGATCTTAAGCGCGGTATCGATAAAGCCGTGCGCCAAGCCGTAGAAGAATTAAAAGCGCTGTCTGTACCTTGTAAAGACACCAAAGCCATTGCGCAGGTAGGCACTATCTCTGCCAACGCCGATGAAACTGTGGGCGCCTTAATTGCTGAAGCCATGGAAAAAGTGGGCACAGATGGGGTGATCACCGTAGAAGAAGGTCAAGGCCTACAAGATGAGCTGGATGTAGTGGAAGGCATGCAGTTTGATCGTGGCTACCTGTCTCCTTATTTCATCAACAAACAAGAAACCGGTACCGTTGAATTAGACGATGCCTTTATTTTGTTGGTAGATAAGAAAGTCTCTAATATTCGCGAATTGTTACCCACCCTTGAAGGTGTGGCTAAGCAGTCTAAGCCACTATTGCTGATTGCTGAAGACGTAGAAGGCGAAGCACTGGCAACCCTAGTGGTTAACAACATGCGCGGCATTGTGAAAGTAGCGGCTGTTAAAGCCCCAGGTTTTGGTGATCGCCGTAAAGCCATGTTGCAAGACATTGCTATTTTAACCGGTGGTACCGTCATTTCTGAAGAAGTGGGTCTGGAGCTGGAAAAAGCCACCCTAGAAGACTTAGGCCGTGCTAAGCGAGTGGTGATCAGTAAAGATAACACCACCATTATTGATGGCGTGGGTGAAGTGGCTGCTATTGAAGCGCGTGTTGCCCAAATTCGTCAGCAAATTGAAGACTCAAGCTCTGATTACGACAAAGAGAAGTTACAAGAGCGGGTGGCTAAGTTAGCCGGTGGTGTCGCGGTAATTAAGGTGGGCGCCGCCACTGAAATGGAAATGAAAGAGAAGAAAACTCGCGTTGATGATGCGTTACATGCCACTCGCGCCGCCGTTGAAGAAGGGGTAGTACCCGGTGGTGGTGTAGCTCTGGTACGTGCCGCTTCTCAGCTACAAGAGTTGCTAGGTGATAACGAAGACCAAAACGTTGGTATTAAAGTGGCACTGCGCGCCATGGAGTCTCCACTGCGCCAAATTGTTACTAACGCCGGTGAAGAAGCCTCGGTTGTGGTATCAAAAGTAAAAGATGGTAGCGGTAACTTCGGTTATAACGCCAGTAACGACAGCTATGGCGATATGCTAGAGATGGGTATCTTAGACCCCACTAAAGTAACACGTTCTGCATTACAGTTTGCCGCATCGGTGGCAGGCTTGATGATCACCACCGAAGCCATGGTCACTGACCTACCGCAAAAAGAAAGTGGTGGCATGCCAGATATGGGTGGCATGGGCGGAATGGGTGGCATGGGCGGCATGATGTAA